In Solanum pennellii chromosome 3, SPENNV200, a single window of DNA contains:
- the LOC107012283 gene encoding pentatricopeptide repeat-containing protein At1g33350 — protein MLVGPNLHQDILFILEKCRSLTQLKQLQGHLITIGHGQTQLYAFKLVRLCTISLSNLNYGRLIFNYITVPNVYLYTAMITAYTSLPNHKSSLLLYREMVRSGLSKPNQFVFPIILKSFPEVTKPYGVGMAHTHIEKMGFGKYPVVQTALLDAYSRFSSDIRVARQLFDEISEKNVFSWTAMIAGYTRVGRMGDAILLFEEVPQHIRDTPSWNSIIAGCTQNGLFSEAISLLGRMIVEEGMIQGNKPNEVTFACVLAACGHTGMLQLGRCIHGYIYRNNLHLNSLTVNALIDMYGKCGSLKDARNLFDKANRGSLTCWNSMINCLALQGHWEGAIAVFKDMLRYGDDVKPDTVTFIGLLSACTHGGLVEEGLSYYDLMTRVYGINPEIEHYGCLIDLLGRAGRFEEIMKIVSEMHITPDAVIWGSLLNGCKIHGRIDLAEYALEKLISIDPNNGSYYSMLANLYGELGKWDEARKVRKILNQQNAYKAPGCSWIELDSQVHQFYSVDKSHPRMEEIYSILECFFDLHSQ, from the coding sequence ATGCTGGTCGGACCAAATTTACATCAAGACATACTATTTATTCTAGAAAAATGCAGGAGTCTTACTCAACTCAAGCAACTTCAAGGCCATCTCATCACCATTGGCCATGGACAAACTCAGCTTTATGCATTCAAGCTTGTTCGTTTATGCACCATCTCTCTCTCCAACCTCAATTATGGTCGCTTAATCTTCAATTACATCACTGTCCCTAATGTTTACCTTTATACTGCGATGATCACTGCATACACTTCCCTTCCTAATCATAAATCTTCTCTCTTGTTATACCGCGAAATGGTTCGTAGTGGCTTGTCAAAGCCCAACCAATTTGTATTCCCAATTATTCTAAAGTCTTTCCCTGAAGTTACAAAGCCTTATGGGGTTGGAATGGCGCATACCCATATCGAGAAGATGGGTTTTGGGAAATACCCTGTTGTGCAGACAGCTCTTTTGGATGCTTATTCGAGGTTCTCGTCTGATATTAGAGTTGCACGCCAGCTGTTTGATGAAATATCTGAGAAGAATGTGTTTTCATGGACTGCAATGATAGCGGGATATACTAGAGTGGGGCGAATGGGGGATGCTATTTTGCTTTTTGAAGAGGTACCTCAGCATATAAGAGACACTCCTTCTTGGAATTCAATAATTGCAGGATGTACACAAAATGGTTTGTTTAGTGAGGCCATTTCACTGTTAGGAAGAATGATTGTTGAGGAAGGGATGATTCAAGGGAATAAGCCTAATGAGGTTACATTTGCATGTGTACTTGCTGCTTGCGGGCACACTGGGATGCTTCAGCTCGGAAGATGTATTCACGGGTACATATATCGAAATAATCTTCATTTGAATTCTCTTACAGTAAATGCTCTCATTGATATGTATGGAAAGTGTGGTAGCTTGAAAGACGCAAGAAATCTTTTTGATAAGGCTAATAGGGGCAGTTTGACATGTTGGAATTCTATGATCAATTGTTTGGCTCTTCAAGGTCATTGGGAAGGTGCTATTGCAGTTTTCAAAGATATGTTGCGATATGGAGATGATGTAAAACCTGATACAGTGACTTTTATTGGCTTGTTAAGTGCCTGTACTCATGGAGGATTGGTGGAAGAGGGGCTTAGTTATTATGATTTGATGACACGGGTATATGGAATTAACCCTGAAATTGAGCACTATGGGTGTTTAATTGATCTTCTCGGACGAGCTGGTAGGTTTGAGGAAATTATGAAAATCGTGAGCGAGATGCACATAACACCAGATGCAGTTATATGGGGTTCCTTGCTTAATGGGTGCAAAATCCATGGGCGTATAGACTTGGCAGAATATGCACTGGAAAAATTGATTAGTATTGATCCCAACAATGGTAGTTATTACTCTATGCTTGCTAATTTATATGGGGAGTTGGGAAAGTGGGATGAAGCTCGAAAGGTAAGGAAGATCCTAAATCAGCAGAATGCTTATAAAGCACCCGGTTGCAGTTGGATTGAGCTAGATAGCCAAGTTCATCAGTTTTATTCGGTAGACAAATCTCATCCTAGAATGGAAGAGATATACTCAATTTTGGAATGTTTCTTTGATTTGCATTCACAATAG